Within Deinococcus metalli, the genomic segment GTGCACCACCGGCAAGCGCCACGCCGCCTCTTTTTGAGCTGGTCAGCGCAGGCGTGCGGGCCAGCGGGTTCCCACAGGGCAAGGGGTTCGTGGTGCGGGCGGGCAGTCATGCGCGGGCAGAGGCCACCCCGTCGTTCGCCGGGCACAACTACTTCGCGCTGCGCAGCTCACTGATCAGTGAAGGCCGCCTGGCCAAGACCGATCATCTGGGGCGGCTGACCTACACGCAGGACGTGGTGTTCGACTCGGTGAGTGCGGCAGCAGCCGTGACACTGGGCCGCGCACAGAGTGGGCAGGTGGCCTGGAAGGAACAGATCACCGGGCAGAGCTACGGCGACTGGAGGGCAGGCAAAGCGCCGGGGCCGGTGTTCCAGGGTTTAAATACGGAGCCAACCTTCGAGTGGCCACCTTTCTTCAAGGCATTGGCCCGCAAGCTGCTGGAATTTCACGAGCTTGAGCGTCATCCGGCCTTGATCCGTCTGCTTCGTCAGGCCGAGATCTCCGTTGGTCACGACGAGAGCGAGGAACTGGCGATCATCGACCCATTTACCTTTTTCTCGCTCGTACTCAAGCACAAGACGGACTCGCGGGTGCACGAGCTGTTCACGTTTATTGGGGACAAGCTGGGCATTTCTGAGCCCGCACCGGCCAGTCTGACCGGCGTGCCCTGGAGCAACCCCATGAACGCCTGGTTCTTTCCATACCGCAGCAAGCGGAAACCGGACGACCTGCCGACCCTCTGGGCACTGGCCCGGCAGGCGGTCGACGGCACGCTGGAAGGGCCAACCTTTGAGCGTGCGCTGGACATCCAACAGGTGGGGTTGCCCAAGCTGACGCAGGGACTGTTCTGGCTGAACCCCGACGCTTTCTTGCCGCTCAACGGCATTGTCGTGCCGTACCTGGACGAGTTGGGTGTCAGCGGCGCGACCGAGGTCAAGACGCTGGCCGACTACGAACAGGTTCTGGAACAGGCCCGCGACCTGTCACCGGACTTCCCGGCGCTGTCCTACGCCGCGTGGGTGGCCGCGCAGGAGGAAGGCGAGGTGATCCTCCCCACGGACGGAGCCACGCCAGAGGTGAAGTTCCGCGCTCCGCCCGGTGTGCCGCTGAACCAGATCCTGTACGGCCCGCCCGGCACCGGCAAGACCTACTCAGTCATCGACGAGGCGCTCAAGATTCTGGAGCCGTCGTTCGCCTCCTCGCACAGCGAGAAGAACCAGCGTGAGGCTCGCAAGGCCCGCTACGACGAGCTGGCCGCCGAAGGCCGGGTCACCTTTATGACGTTCCATCAGTCATTCGGCTACGAGGACTTCATCGAGGGCCTCAAGCCAGTTATGAAAAGTGGCGCCTTGGCCTACGAGCTGGAAGACGGCCTGTTCCTTCGGGCCGTGCGGCAGGCCGGCGGCGCGGTCGGTGACGAGGAAGCCGAAGGTACCCTGCGGGCCCACGTGCTGATCATCGACGAGATCAACCGGGGGAACGTCTCCAAGGTGTTCGGAGAACTGATCACGCTGCTGGAAGAGGGTAAGCGCGCCGGGGCCGCCGAAGCGCTCACTGTGCAGCTGCCGCTCAGTAAGCGCCGCCTCAGCGTGCCGCAGAGCCTCTACGTGATCGGCACCATGAATACGGCAGACCGCAGCCTGACGCAGATGGACGCGGCCCTGCGGCGGCGCTTCACCTTCAGCGCTGTCTGGCCCGACCCCAGTCTGCTGCCCAAAGCTCTGGAAGTGGAGGGCGGCACGCTGAACCTCCAGGCGTTTTTGGGCACCCTCAACGAACGCATCGAGGAGCGCCTGAGCCGCGACCAGATGATCGGGCACGCCTACCTGCTGGGCGTCCAGCCCACACTAGAACAGGTGGCGGGTGCCCTGCGCCACAAGATTCTGCCCCTGCTGGAGGAATACTTCTTCGAGGACTGGAACAGCATCCGCGAGGTGCTGGGAGACGACCAGAAGACCGAGCAGGCCGACCAGTTCATCCATGTCAGCGGCACTGGTGACGGCACGGGCCAGCGCCGCCGCTACACCTACAACGAGGAAGCCTTCGGGCGGTTGAGCGCCTTCCAGGGCGTCTACATCCAGCCATGACGTACGTCATCGCCCGCGAGTACGACCTGCTCGTGCGCGGCGTGGCGCCTCAGGAAGCGGGGGTTCACGGCCTTCCTCCCGAGTCTTTTGACGCCCTCCGGGCTTTTCTTCAGACGCCTGTAGAGGGGCACAAAGGCCAGGAAGAGGTGATTGCCCGGCCAACCCTGCGCGGCACCCAGCCAGCGCTGCGCCTGCAACAGTGGGTGGGTGTCATCCGCACTCCAGACGGCACCACTGTGGAACTCCTGCCCAAGACCCACGACCGGGCCGGTGACGCAGACGGAGAGACCGTGGGCCGTAGCCGCGCCTTGCTCTTCAAAATGCTGGCTGCGGCTGGGGACAATTACCGCGCGGCCCTGCCCGCCGACCTTGACCCCGCCCAGATGCGGCTCTTCGAGGTGGTGCTGCGCTACGCCCTGGAGGTGCTGCGGGCTGCCATTCGCCGGGGCGTCCCGCACAGGTACCGGGAGATTCAGGAGGAACGGGCT encodes:
- a CDS encoding DUF4357 domain-containing protein, translated to MTEHAASAPPASATPPLFELVSAGVRASGFPQGKGFVVRAGSHARAEATPSFAGHNYFALRSSLISEGRLAKTDHLGRLTYTQDVVFDSVSAAAAVTLGRAQSGQVAWKEQITGQSYGDWRAGKAPGPVFQGLNTEPTFEWPPFFKALARKLLEFHELERHPALIRLLRQAEISVGHDESEELAIIDPFTFFSLVLKHKTDSRVHELFTFIGDKLGISEPAPASLTGVPWSNPMNAWFFPYRSKRKPDDLPTLWALARQAVDGTLEGPTFERALDIQQVGLPKLTQGLFWLNPDAFLPLNGIVVPYLDELGVSGATEVKTLADYEQVLEQARDLSPDFPALSYAAWVAAQEEGEVILPTDGATPEVKFRAPPGVPLNQILYGPPGTGKTYSVIDEALKILEPSFASSHSEKNQREARKARYDELAAEGRVTFMTFHQSFGYEDFIEGLKPVMKSGALAYELEDGLFLRAVRQAGGAVGDEEAEGTLRAHVLIIDEINRGNVSKVFGELITLLEEGKRAGAAEALTVQLPLSKRRLSVPQSLYVIGTMNTADRSLTQMDAALRRRFTFSAVWPDPSLLPKALEVEGGTLNLQAFLGTLNERIEERLSRDQMIGHAYLLGVQPTLEQVAGALRHKILPLLEEYFFEDWNSIREVLGDDQKTEQADQFIHVSGTGDGTGQRRRYTYNEEAFGRLSAFQGVYIQP